A window from Culex pipiens pallens isolate TS chromosome 3, TS_CPP_V2, whole genome shotgun sequence encodes these proteins:
- the LOC120413680 gene encoding SLIT and NTRK-like protein 6, whose amino-acid sequence MQLRDLLTLSVGFINPNEVLWELQCSTGWLNICELKYATLTDDVTGQGLLLPATNLRMTDGWIPEFDTKMAQLLRPETHTLVILNCYVRLFVIREMLRVLILDGNRLEKIDIFESGSPFEIQFLSAENNQLTDLSFVTRLGKLESLGVNGNKLEVLKMHWFKNLRNLNILNLSSNKIKTIESKQMQSLPIEHLLLEHNLLTEFNTKHWQAHNLSYLSLEHNQLQSINTLQLSRSFPALSSIDYDDNPWNCGRLESLQFNLKTNMVKNYSQSLVQCKDNESVHTISLKMPELLDKSEEKLNNLERTVGQLIEVHAESRKISAIQRKFSKTQILLSQIGEGVSKLQKKYDLLRASVDWFDFYDKLNY is encoded by the exons ATGCAGTTGAGAGATCT GTTGACACTCTCCGTCGGCTTCATCAACCCCAACGAAGTCCTTTGGGAACTCCAGTGCAGCACGGGATGGCTGAACATCTGCGAGCTGAAGTACGCCACCCTGACCGATGATGTCACCGGGCAAGGGTTGCTGCTTCCGGCGACCAACCTGCGCATGACCGACGGCTGGATACCGGAGTTCGACACCAAGATGGCCCAGCTGCTGCGGCCGGAAACCCACACGCTGGTGATCCTTAACTGCTACGTGCGGCTGTTTGTGATACGGGAAATGCTCCGGGTGTTGATTTTGGACGGGAATAGACTggaaaaaattgacatttttgaatcgGGTAGCCCGTTTGAGATTCAGTTCTTGAGTGCTGAGAATAACCAACTGACGGATCTTTCGTTTGTGACCAGGCTGGGCAAGTTGGAATCGCTGGGTGTGAACGGGAACAAGTTGGAAGTTTTGAAAATGCACTGGTTCAAAAATTTACGCAATTTAAATATTCTCAACTTGAGTTCCAACAAGATTAAAACGATAGAGTCAAAGCAAATGCAAAGCCTTCCAATTGAACACTTGCTTCTCGAGCATAACCTGCTAACTGAGTTCAACACTAAACATTGGCAAGCTCATAATCTATCCTACTTAAGCTTGGAGCACAACCAGCTTCAATCTATAAACACATTGCAGTTGAGCAGATCATTTCCAGCGTTGAGTAGCATCGACTACGACGACAATCCCTGGAATTGTGGTCGATTGGAGTCGCTTCAATTTAACCTAAAAACAAATATGGTGAAGAACTATAGTCAAAGCTTAGTACAGTGCAAGGACAACGAGAGCGTTCACACAATTTCACTTAAAATGCCGGAACTGCTCGATAAGTCCGAAGAAAAGCTGAACAATCTAGAGAGAACAGTTGGGCAATTGATTGAAGTTCATGCTGAGTCTAGGAAAATATCtgcaattcaaagaaaatttagtAAAACGCAAATCTTACTTTCACAAATAGGAGAAGGAGTTTCTAAACTTCAGAAAAAATATGACTTGTTGAGAGCAAGTGTTGACTGGTTTGATTTCTATGATAAacttaattattga
- the LOC120413673 gene encoding uncharacterized protein LOC120413673, translating into MQLNWMLSLSVGFTDPNEIPWKLQCSTGLLNICEMKHPTLTLDSVDRGMHLPATNLRLVDGWIPEFDVEMAEMLRPETRVLAIMNCYVRVFVIREMLRVLILDENVIEKVELVESAKQFELESLNLDSNRLTDISFVTKLTKLNVLSLRDNRLKHLDMSLFNNLRSLAYLSLISNQIKTLGTANMGLSPIEHLAIHRNHLTEFDTKGWRADNLTFLNIVGNRLRSINKVQFAKSFPSLKYVMYYENPWNCGQLELFQFYLQTRIISNFSYDNSLAQCYEDNVHRVALRLPELIDLSEDSLINLKTTVGALFDGEGTKLGQVEARVDRAQKSLQVMRESLAKLRSRYDLIRKDLNFFNFFDKVY; encoded by the exons ATGCAGTTGAATTGGAT GCTTTCACTCTCGGTGGGATTTACCGATCCAAATGAAATCCCGTGGAAGCTGCAGTGCAGCACCGGTTTGCTGAACATCTGCGAGATGAAACATCCCACGTTGACACTGGACAGCGTGGACCGGGGAATGCACCTGCCGGCGACCAACCTGCGGCTGGTTGATGGATGGATACCGGAGTTTGATGTTGAGATGGCCGAGATGTTAAGGCCGGAAACTCGAGTGTTGGCGATCATGAACTGTTACGTGCGGGTGTTTGTGATTCGGGAGATGCTCCGGGTGTTGATTTTGGACGAAAATGTGATTGAAAAGGTTGAGCTGGTTGAGTCGGCCAAGCAGTTTGAGCTGGAATCCCTGAATCTTGATAGCAATAGACTAACGGATATATCATTTGTGACGAAGCTGACAAAGTTGAATGTACTTAGTTTAAGGGATAATAGGTTGAAACATTTGGACATGAGCTTGTTCAACAATCTGCGCAGTTTGGCATATCTCTCGTTAATTTCCAACCAAATTAAAACGTTGGGAACTGCCAACATGGGGTTATCTCCGATTGAACACTTGGCTATTCACCGCAACCATCTGACTGAGTTCGACACAAAGGGTTGGCGAGCGGATAACTTAACGTTTCTTAACATCGTTGGCAATCGCTTAAGGTCAATCAACAAGGTGCAGTTCGCCAAGTCCTTTCCCTCCTTAAAGTACGTAATGTATTACGAAAACCCTTGGAACTGCGGCCAGCTGGAGTTGTTTCAGTTTTACCTTCAAACACGGataatttcaaactttagcTACGATAACAGTTTGGCTCAGTGCTACGAAGACAATGTTCATCGGGTTGCGCTCCGGCTGCCGGAATTGATCGATTTGTCCGAAGATTCGTTGATCAATCTTAAGACCACGGTTGGAGCGCTGTTTGATGGTGAAGGGACTAAACTTGGTCAAGTTGAAGCGAGAGTTGACAGGGCACAAAAGTCACTCCAAGTGATGAGGGAAAGTTTAGCTAAATTGAGGTCAAGATATGATTTGATAAGAaaagatttaaatttctttaatttctttgacaaaGTGTATTGA
- the LOC120413672 gene encoding toll-like receptor Tollo codes for MVDLTELIALQRRFEPGKDIVWNVRCSTGLPNICELKNIKLFTKSFMDQELYLPATNLRIVNGVIPSFDSRLAGMLRPETKILVIQNCYMWFFVLRAMLKVLFLTYNMISTIKLAETDSHFEMEYLKLNKNQLSNISFVSKLTKLEHLDLSENRVEVLEIKLFQNLSNLSLLELSYNRIKTIEAPTKIQFPVQLFNLGNNQLSDLNMKNWHAKNLASLGIIGNKFQSLNTVQLSRSLLNMSIFRYDKNPWNCGRLKALQFYHETRPHKVHNLSSFGFVQCVDESGVNTVAFKLPELVDLTEESLETLGGSVHRLIDDRVESGKLAECQSRFGRMQQTLKKMAEGVSRLRNNYNMVNSTIEWLDIFKPLL; via the exons atggtggatttaaCCGAGTT AATCGCCCTGCAGCGCAGATTTGAACCTGGTAAAGATATCGTTTGGAACGTCCGGTGCAGCACGGGACTGCCGAACATTTGTGAACTCAAAAACATTAAGCTGTTCACGAAAAGTTTTATGGACCAGGAGTTGTACCTGCCGGCGACGAATCTCCGGATAGTCAACGGCGTGATACCCAGTTTCGATTCACGCTTGGCCGGGATGCTGCGTCCGGAGACCAAAATCCTCGTCATCCAAAACTGTTACATGTGGTTTTTTGTCTTGCGAGCGATGCTCAAAGTGCTGTTTTTAACATACAACATGATTAGTACGATTAAATTGGCTGAAACGGACAGTCACTTTGAAATGGAATATCTGAAacttaacaaaaatcaattatcaaatatttcatttgtttccAAGTTGACAAAATTAGAACACCTCGATCTTTCGGAAAACAGAGTGGAAGTTTTGGAgatcaaattatttcaaaacctCTCAAACTTAAGTTTACTCGAATTGTCCTATAACCGCATCAAAACAATTGAAGCACCCACAAAAATCCAATTTccagttcaacttttcaatctTGGAAACAATCAACTATCGGATCTCAACATGAAAAACTGGCATGCCAAAAATTTAGCCTCCCTGGGAATTATCGGCAACAAGTTCCAGTCCCTAAACACAGTCCAGCTGAGCAGATCCCTCCTAAACATGTCGATCTTCCGTTACGACAAAAATCCGTGGAATTGTGGCCGTTTAAAAGCGCTCCAATTCTACCACGAAACGAGACCCCACAAAGTGCACAACCTGAGCAGTTTTGGGTTTGTTCAGTGCGTGGATGAAAGTGGGGTGAACACGGTGGCTTTCAAGCTGCCGGAACTCGTAGATCTGACGGAAGAGTCGCTGGAAACTTTAGGGGGCAGCGTTCACAGGTTGATTGATGATCGTGTCGAAAGTGGAAAACTTGCTGAATGTCAATCTAGATTTGGAAGAATGCAGCAAACGCTGAAAAAGATGGCCGAAGGAGTATCCAGATTAAGAAACAATTATAATATGGTAAACAGCACCATCGAATGGTTAGATATTTTCAAGCCGctcttataa
- the LOC120413682 gene encoding leucine-rich repeat-containing protein 40-like codes for MELIHLLFLTTRFAVRQDVVWDIRCNTGSPNICELNDITLTADIADLRTFFPATNLRMIDGWIPVFDATMAGMLRKETKVLVIMRCYVQYFVVREMLKVLILTSNAIRNVRLIETGDEFEMEFMKLDKNQISDISFVSRMEKLHYLDVSENKLQILNIELFQNLKNLSLLELRENQIQKIEASSMLTFPVKLFGIANNQIADLNIKNWRAPNMTSFSVQVNKLQSINTVQLLEAFPRMSSFQYDENPWNCERLKSLQFYIKMRPHKVYNFTRRFATCHDRDMVNNVALKLPELIDMSERRLGDLGGRIRQLIEGNGEGKQLASLQFRVAKTQQILEKMSTGLGKLKNTHDKIKRNVDWLDFFDKLNW; via the exons ATGGAACTGATTCATCT ACTTTTCCTCACAACCCGGTTCGCCGTCCGGCAGGACGTCGTGTGGGACATCCGGTGCAACACCGGTTCGCCAAACATTTGCGAGTTGAACGACATCACGCTGACCGCGGACATCGCCGACCTGCGAACCTTTTTCCCCGCCACCAATCTCCGGATGATCGACGGCTGGATTCCGGTGTTTGATGCGACGATGGCCGGGATGCTGCGCAAGGAGACCAAAGTTCTCGTCATCATGCGGTGTTACGTGCAGTACTTTGTCGTGCGAGAGATGCTGAAAGTGTTGATTCTTACGAGCAATGCGATTAGGAATGTTAGATTGATCGAAACTGGGGATGAATTTGAGATGGAGTTCATGAAGcttgataaaaatcaaatttcggaCATTTCATTTGTGTCCCGAATGGAAAAATTACACTACCTTGATGTTTCAGAGAACAAGTTGCAAATTCTAAACATAGAATTATtccaaaaccttaaaaatttaagtttactcGAACTGAGAGAAAACCAAATCCAAAAGATTGAAGCGTCTTCGATGCTAACCTTCCCAGTCAAGCTCTTTGGAATTGCAAACAACCAAATCGCAGATCTCAACATTAAAAACTGGCGTGCCCCAAACATGACCTCATTCAGCGTCCAGGTCAACAAGCTACAGTCCATCAACACCGTTCAACTGCTCGAAGCGTTCCCTAGAATGTCAAGCTTCCAGTACGACGAAAATCCGTGGAACTGCGAGCGCCTTAAGTCgctccaattttacataaaaatgcgACCCCACAAGGTGTACAACTTTACGCGAAGGTTTGCCACGTGCCATGACCGGGATATGGTCAACAATGTGGCGCTCAAACTGCCGGAACTGATCGATATGTCGGAGAGGAGGCTGGGAGATCTGGGAGGACGGATTCGGCAACTCATTGAAGGTAACGGGGAAGGGAAGCAGCTTGCAAGTTTGCAGTTTAGAGTTGCTAAAACGCAGCAAATACTTGAGAAGATGTCCACTGGACTAGGGAAGTTGAAAAATACTCATGATAAGATAAAAAGAAACGTCGATTGGTTAGATTTCTTTGACAAGCTGAACTGGTGA